One Halorhodospira halophila genomic window, CCCCCTTCACGGTCCCATCCAGGGAACCGGAGACGGTGAACTGCCGGCCGGGCGCGTAGAGGGTCGGCTCAAGAAAGCCGTCCACCCGCGCCAGGAACCGCCCCTCGGTGCGGTCGGCATCGCGCGGCTCGCCGCCGCGGCGCAGGGGACGCTCGACGATCTCCAGCCAGGTGGCGTCGGCCTCGTTGCGCACCTCGACGATCTCCCCGCCCCAGCGCACCCGCTCGCCGTCGTGGGCGCTGGCGCCATCCGCACGCACCTGGGCTAGGGAGGGGGCTTCGTCCGGAGCAGTGCGTACCGGGTCGGGCACGGTGCCCGCACACCCTAGCAACAGCCCGGCCGCCACCACCGGCAAAAGGATTCGGATGGACACCACGGCCACCTCCCTGGGAACGGGCTTGTCCCCCCTTAGTATACAAAGCCGCTAGCCGGCAGCCAGCGCCCGCCAGCGGCGCACCCACCGCGGCAGCAGGCCGTGACGGGGGGCAACCAGCAGCGCCACCAGGAACAGCGTTGCGGAAACCAGCACCATCGCCCCGCCCGAGGCGACGTCGAAGTGGTAGGCCAGATAGAGCCCCACGACCGCGGCAGTGACACCACAGAAGGCGGCCAGGACGATCATGCGGGTCAGCCGGTCGGTGAGCAGGTAGGCGGTCGCCCCCGGCGTGATGAGCATGGCCACCACGAGGATGATGCCCACCGTCTCCAGGCTGGCGACGATGGTCAGGGTCAGGAGCAGGATCAGGCCGTAGTGGATCACGGCCGTATTCATGCCCAACGCCCGGGCGTGGATCTCGTCGAAGGTGTAGGCGAACAGCGCCTTGTAACCCAAGGCCACGGCCAGCAGCGCGATCACACCGGCGCCCAGGGTGAGCAGCAGCGCCGCGCGGTCCACACCCAGCACGTTGCCGAAGAGCACGTGCATCAGGTGGGTGGAGGTGGCCACCTGGCTGATGATCACCACCCCCAAGGCAAACGCCGCCGTGAACATGATGCCGATGGCGGTATCGGACTTCAGGCGGGTGGTCCGCTCGATGAAGCCGATCCCCAGCGAGGTCAGCGCGCCAGCCAGGAAGGCGCCGATGAAGAACG contains:
- a CDS encoding metal ABC transporter permease, yielding MAWAEAVIDFLLAGLMAVVGLLPEPLAEPFSYQFMQRALLTAIAVGLVCGVLSCFVVLKRWALLGDAISHAVLPGVAIAYLLGWPFFIGAFLAGALTSLGIGFIERTTRLKSDTAIGIMFTAAFALGVVIISQVATSTHLMHVLFGNVLGVDRAALLLTLGAGVIALLAVALGYKALFAYTFDEIHARALGMNTAVIHYGLILLLTLTIVASLETVGIILVVAMLITPGATAYLLTDRLTRMIVLAAFCGVTAAVVGLYLAYHFDVASGGAMVLVSATLFLVALLVAPRHGLLPRWVRRWRALAAG
- a CDS encoding Slp family lipoprotein — protein: MSIRILLPVVAAGLLLGCAGTVPDPVRTAPDEAPSLAQVRADGASAHDGERVRWGGEIVEVRNEADATWLEIVERPLRRGGEPRDADRTEGRFLARVDGFLEPTLYAPGRQFTVSGSLDGTVKGAIGEYAYTYPVVAVQAHHLWQEPADPKRTTPRSYRYDPWYDPWYGDPWYRHPGYPYYYGPYRRPYW